One segment of Streptomyces sp. XD-27 DNA contains the following:
- a CDS encoding cellulose-binding protein, whose translation MSRHGFSAVGRGGRGYHPDQVDRTFAELSRERDAAWERAARLTVLANEMAAEAKRLRETVAQLAPQTYETLSDRAQLLLAMTEEEACSLRACAHEAARESAAAARTAADEVQRAAREEADRARIEAENLERCTLDAAEAAANELRTVARQEAKETHSAALADLREIRDRAAALLARQEAQHAERWEAAMGELADQDIEAEARLAEREKCVRGMLAEAERTYAEAEEAARHLREEAEARGAEILAQARARQQRVVQETDRTLRDHAARREELKSHLEHVRNSLAAVTGRVVPSTEPEAATPPGDDEPAPDATGRVPGPSSGPDD comes from the coding sequence GTGTCACGTCATGGCTTCTCCGCCGTCGGTCGGGGCGGTCGCGGCTACCACCCCGACCAGGTCGACCGCACGTTCGCGGAGCTGTCGCGGGAGCGCGACGCGGCGTGGGAGCGGGCCGCCCGGCTGACCGTCCTCGCCAACGAGATGGCCGCCGAGGCCAAGCGGCTGCGCGAGACCGTCGCCCAACTCGCCCCTCAGACGTACGAGACCCTCAGCGACCGCGCCCAGCTGCTCCTGGCCATGACGGAGGAGGAGGCGTGCAGCCTGCGGGCCTGCGCCCACGAGGCCGCCCGCGAGAGCGCCGCCGCGGCCCGCACCGCGGCGGACGAGGTGCAGCGCGCCGCCCGCGAGGAGGCCGACCGGGCACGGATCGAGGCCGAGAACCTGGAGCGGTGCACCCTCGACGCGGCGGAGGCCGCCGCCAACGAACTGCGGACAGTTGCCCGGCAGGAGGCCAAGGAGACGCACAGCGCCGCACTCGCCGACCTGCGGGAGATCCGGGACCGCGCGGCCGCCCTCCTCGCCCGGCAGGAGGCCCAGCACGCCGAGCGCTGGGAGGCGGCGATGGGCGAACTCGCCGATCAGGACATCGAGGCGGAGGCCCGGCTCGCCGAGCGTGAGAAGTGCGTACGCGGCATGCTGGCGGAGGCCGAGCGGACGTACGCGGAGGCGGAAGAGGCCGCCCGCCACCTGCGGGAGGAGGCCGAGGCGCGGGGCGCGGAGATCCTCGCGCAGGCGCGGGCGCGCCAGCAGCGCGTGGTGCAGGAGACGGACCGCACGCTGCGCGACCACGCGGCGCGCCGCGAGGAGCTCAAGTCGCACCTGGAGCATGTGCGCAACAGCCTGGCGGCGGTCACGGGCAGGGTGGTGCCGTCCACGGAGCCCGAGGCGGCCACGCCGCCGGGCGACGACGAACCGGCGCCGGACGCGACGGGGCGCGTCCCGGGCCCCTCGTCGGGACCCGACGACTGA
- a CDS encoding MFS transporter, which produces MLGMALAALDATIISTAVPQIVGDLGGFSVFSWLFSGYLLAVTVTLPVYGKLSDTFGRKPVLITGIALFLAGSLLCAGAWNMASLIAFRIVQGLGGGALQGTVQTIAADLYPLKERPKIQARLSSVWALSSVLGPAVGGLLAGYADWRWIFLINLPVGAVALWLITRHLHEPARPDRKGAPPPRVDWSGALAIFATGGLLLTALVQGGVAWPWLSAPSLALLAGAGVCAAVTVVIERRAAEPIIPGWVWRRRTIAAVNLALGALGLLMIAPTVFLPTYAQSVLGLGPIAAGFVLSVMSLSWPISAAFSNRVYNRIGFRQSAIIGIGLAALILAAFPFLPYPGAAWQPALLMLLLGAALGLFQLPLIVGVQSSVGWSERGTATASILFCRQVGQSVGAALFGAVANATLAARLDDAPADIRPGLPADLDTVSHALEHPGTLSDQAADYLRRGVDTVVDHVYVGAAGAAVLALAVLVLVAPRRFPVREEFAERDEQEEQTERNEQDARAEQDARAEQDARAERAEQDAREHREERNWSEQT; this is translated from the coding sequence ATGCTGGGGATGGCGCTTGCCGCCCTCGACGCGACGATCATCTCCACCGCCGTCCCGCAGATCGTCGGCGACCTCGGCGGCTTCTCGGTCTTCTCGTGGCTGTTCTCCGGCTACCTGCTGGCCGTCACCGTCACCCTCCCGGTGTACGGGAAGCTCTCCGACACCTTCGGCCGCAAGCCCGTACTGATCACCGGGATAGCGCTCTTCCTGGCCGGTTCGCTGCTGTGCGCGGGTGCCTGGAACATGGCGTCCCTGATCGCCTTCCGGATCGTCCAGGGCCTGGGCGGAGGTGCCCTGCAGGGCACCGTGCAGACCATCGCCGCCGACCTGTACCCGCTCAAGGAGCGCCCGAAGATCCAGGCCCGGCTCTCCTCGGTGTGGGCGCTGTCCTCCGTACTCGGCCCGGCCGTCGGCGGCCTGCTCGCCGGGTACGCGGACTGGCGCTGGATCTTCCTGATCAACCTGCCGGTCGGTGCCGTCGCGCTGTGGCTGATCACCCGTCACCTGCACGAGCCCGCCCGGCCGGACCGGAAGGGAGCGCCACCGCCGCGGGTCGACTGGTCGGGCGCGCTGGCCATCTTCGCGACCGGCGGCCTGTTGCTGACCGCGCTGGTGCAGGGCGGCGTGGCCTGGCCCTGGCTGTCCGCGCCGTCGCTGGCGCTGCTGGCCGGGGCCGGGGTGTGCGCCGCGGTGACCGTGGTGATCGAGCGCCGGGCCGCGGAGCCGATCATTCCGGGCTGGGTGTGGCGGCGCCGGACGATCGCGGCGGTCAACCTCGCGCTCGGTGCGCTGGGGTTGCTGATGATCGCACCGACCGTGTTCCTGCCGACGTACGCGCAGTCGGTGCTGGGGCTCGGTCCGATCGCCGCCGGGTTCGTGCTGTCGGTGATGTCGCTGAGCTGGCCCATCAGCGCGGCGTTCAGCAACCGCGTCTACAACCGGATCGGCTTCCGCCAGAGCGCGATCATCGGGATCGGCCTCGCCGCGCTGATCCTGGCCGCCTTCCCCTTCCTGCCCTACCCGGGCGCCGCCTGGCAGCCCGCGCTGCTGATGCTGCTGCTCGGCGCCGCCCTCGGCCTGTTCCAACTGCCGCTGATCGTCGGCGTCCAGTCGTCCGTGGGCTGGTCCGAGCGCGGCACGGCGACGGCGTCGATACTCTTCTGCCGCCAGGTCGGCCAGAGCGTGGGGGCGGCGCTGTTCGGCGCCGTGGCCAACGCGACGCTGGCCGCGCGGCTGGACGACGCACCGGCGGACATCCGGCCCGGGCTGCCCGCCGACCTCGACACGGTGTCGCACGCGCTGGAGCACCCGGGGACGCTGTCGGACCAGGCGGCGGACTATCTGCGACGGGGCGTCGACACGGTCGTCGACCATGTGTACGTGGGAGCGGCGGGGGCCGCGGTGCTGGCGCTGGCGGTCCTGGTGCTGGTGGCTCCGCGGCGGTTCCCGGTACGGGAGGAGTTCGCGGAGCGGGACGAGCAGGAGGAGCAGACCGAACGGAACGAGCAGGACGCGCGGGCCGAGCAGGACGCGCGGGCCGAGCAGGACGCGCGGGCCGAGCGGGCCGAGCAGGACGCGCGCGAGCACCGGGAGGAGCGGAACTGGTCGGAGCAGACCTGA
- a CDS encoding ABC transporter ATP-binding protein, producing the protein MTTAVSIPRTGGSGGHTAVAARARQVVKAYGSGETRVVALDRVDVDIARGRFTAIMGPSGSGKSTLMHCLAGLDTVTSGQIHIDETEITGLKDKKLTRLRRDRIGFIFQAFNLLPTLSAIENITLPMDIAGRKPDRAWLDRVVDTVGLAGRLKHRPNQLSGGQQQRVAVARALAARPAIIFGDEPTGNLDSRAGAEVLGFLRASVDELGQTIVMVTHDPVAASYADRVLYLADGRIVDEMHQPTADQVLDRMKHFDARGRVS; encoded by the coding sequence GTGACTACGGCTGTATCGATTCCCAGGACCGGGGGCAGTGGAGGACATACGGCTGTCGCCGCCCGAGCGCGCCAGGTCGTGAAGGCGTACGGCTCGGGTGAGACCCGGGTCGTGGCGCTGGACCGGGTCGACGTGGACATCGCGCGGGGGCGGTTCACCGCGATCATGGGCCCGTCCGGCTCCGGCAAGTCGACGCTGATGCACTGCCTCGCCGGCCTCGACACCGTCACCTCGGGCCAGATCCATATAGACGAGACCGAGATCACCGGGCTGAAGGACAAGAAGCTCACCAGGCTGCGCCGGGACCGCATCGGCTTCATCTTCCAGGCGTTCAACCTGCTGCCCACGCTCAGCGCGATCGAGAACATCACCCTGCCCATGGACATCGCCGGCCGGAAGCCGGACCGTGCGTGGCTGGACCGGGTGGTGGACACCGTCGGTCTGGCCGGGCGGCTCAAGCACCGGCCGAACCAGCTCTCCGGCGGGCAGCAGCAGCGCGTCGCCGTGGCCCGAGCGCTCGCGGCCCGCCCCGCGATCATCTTCGGTGACGAGCCGACCGGAAACCTGGACTCGCGGGCCGGTGCCGAGGTGCTCGGCTTCCTGCGGGCCTCGGTGGACGAGCTGGGCCAGACCATCGTGATGGTCACCCACGACCCGGTCGCCGCCTCCTACGCCGACCGCGTGCTGTACCTGGCCGACGGCCGGATCGTCGACGAGATGCACCAGCCCACCGCCGACCAGGTCCTGGACCGCATGAAGCATTTCGACGCCCGGGGGCGTGTGTCGTGA
- a CDS encoding ABC transporter permease yields the protein MIVLKTSLRSFFAHKGRMALSAVAVLLSVAFVCGTLVFTDTTNATFDKLFAATAPDVTVAPENAPKPDEVQKTRKPPTLPASRIAELRSVKGVKTVTGETSSNAVTVVDKDNEKIGSTGGAPTIASNWDRNELRAVELTSGHAPRGPTEALVDADTAKKKKLEIGDELRVIAIPGDFRVRIVGIATFKVTNPGATMIWLDDATAQERVLGVPDGYTSFGLTAQPGVSNDELKKAVIAKIGTGFKVQTKAEATDEARESIGDFLNIMKYAMLGFAGIAVLVGIFLIVNTFSMLVAQRTREIGLMRAIGASRRQINRSVLIEALLLGVVGSALGVLGGIGVAVGLMKLMGGAGLNLSTDELTVKTATPVVGLTIGIVVTVIAAYIPARRAGKISPMAALREAGTPADARAGRIRAAIGLLLTAGGAAALVMAAGADKAADGSMFLALGVLLSLIGFIVIGPLLAGFLVRVVSAVVLRAFGPVGRMAERNALRNPRRTGATGSALMIGLALVACLSVVGSSMVASASDELDKSVGADFIVQADNNQSITAKIAKTVHRVHGLEHVTDLKTFDDVRIATPDGKTVKQELQVAQATFAEDLRTPVVSGELAGAFGRDAISVPEGFAKDHKVKPGDTLRVTIPGGRTGTFTVAAVTSEDVSLNKGAFYIGIKTAEKYVPADLMPTNDMMFAVAKDGQDDAAYESLKKALKQYPGIEVRNQADYKKLMEDEVGQLLDLIYGLLALAIIVAVLGVVNTLALSVVERTREIGLMRAIGLSRRQMRRMIRLESVVIAIFGALLGLGLGMAWGATAQKLLALEGLKVLEIPWPTIGTVFLGSAVVGLLAALAPAFRAGRMNVLKAIATD from the coding sequence GTGATCGTCCTCAAGACCTCCCTGCGCAGCTTCTTCGCGCACAAGGGGCGCATGGCGCTCTCCGCCGTCGCCGTCCTGCTGTCGGTGGCGTTCGTGTGCGGCACGCTCGTGTTCACCGACACCACCAACGCCACGTTCGACAAGCTCTTCGCGGCGACCGCGCCCGATGTCACCGTCGCCCCGGAGAACGCGCCCAAACCCGACGAGGTCCAGAAGACCAGGAAGCCGCCGACGCTGCCCGCCTCGCGGATCGCCGAGCTGCGGTCGGTCAAGGGCGTCAAGACGGTCACCGGCGAGACCTCCAGCAACGCGGTCACCGTCGTCGACAAGGACAACGAGAAGATCGGCTCGACCGGCGGCGCCCCGACGATCGCCAGCAACTGGGACCGCAACGAGCTCCGGGCGGTGGAGCTGACCTCCGGTCACGCGCCGCGCGGCCCCACCGAGGCGTTGGTGGACGCCGACACCGCCAAGAAGAAGAAGCTGGAGATCGGCGATGAGCTGCGGGTCATCGCCATCCCTGGCGACTTCCGCGTGCGGATCGTCGGCATCGCCACCTTCAAGGTGACCAACCCCGGTGCCACCATGATCTGGCTGGACGACGCCACCGCGCAGGAGCGGGTGCTGGGCGTCCCGGACGGCTACACCAGCTTCGGGCTCACCGCCCAGCCCGGCGTCAGCAACGACGAGCTGAAGAAGGCCGTCATCGCCAAGATCGGCACCGGCTTCAAGGTGCAGACCAAGGCCGAGGCGACCGACGAGGCCCGCGAGAGCATCGGCGACTTCCTCAACATCATGAAGTACGCGATGCTCGGCTTCGCCGGGATCGCCGTGCTCGTCGGCATCTTCCTCATCGTCAACACCTTCTCGATGCTGGTGGCCCAGCGGACCCGCGAGATCGGCCTGATGCGCGCCATCGGCGCGAGCCGCAGGCAGATCAACCGGTCCGTGCTCATCGAGGCGCTGCTCCTGGGCGTCGTCGGCTCGGCGCTCGGCGTCCTCGGTGGCATCGGGGTGGCCGTCGGCCTGATGAAGCTGATGGGCGGTGCGGGTCTCAACCTCAGCACCGACGAGCTGACGGTGAAGACCGCCACCCCGGTCGTCGGTCTGACCATCGGCATCGTCGTCACGGTGATCGCCGCCTACATCCCCGCCCGCCGGGCCGGGAAGATCTCCCCGATGGCCGCCCTGCGGGAGGCCGGTACCCCGGCGGACGCCCGCGCCGGCCGGATCCGGGCCGCGATCGGCCTACTGCTGACGGCGGGCGGCGCCGCGGCCCTGGTGATGGCCGCGGGCGCCGACAAGGCGGCGGACGGCTCGATGTTCCTGGCCCTCGGGGTGCTGCTGTCCCTCATCGGCTTCATCGTCATCGGTCCGCTGCTGGCCGGATTCCTGGTCCGGGTGGTCTCCGCGGTGGTGCTGCGGGCCTTTGGCCCGGTCGGCCGGATGGCCGAGCGCAACGCGCTGCGCAACCCGCGCCGTACGGGCGCCACCGGCTCCGCGCTGATGATCGGCCTCGCGCTGGTCGCCTGCCTGTCGGTGGTCGGCTCCTCGATGGTCGCCTCGGCCAGCGACGAGCTCGACAAGTCGGTCGGCGCGGACTTCATCGTCCAGGCCGACAACAACCAGTCGATCACCGCGAAGATCGCGAAGACGGTGCACCGCGTCCACGGCCTGGAGCATGTCACGGACCTCAAGACGTTCGACGACGTCCGGATCGCCACCCCGGACGGCAAGACCGTCAAGCAGGAGCTGCAGGTCGCCCAGGCCACCTTTGCCGAGGACCTGCGCACGCCCGTCGTGTCGGGTGAACTGGCCGGCGCCTTCGGCCGGGACGCCATATCGGTGCCCGAGGGCTTCGCCAAGGACCACAAGGTCAAGCCGGGCGACACACTGAGGGTGACCATCCCGGGCGGCAGGACCGGCACGTTCACCGTCGCCGCCGTCACCTCCGAGGATGTCTCCCTCAACAAGGGCGCGTTCTACATAGGCATCAAGACCGCCGAGAAGTACGTCCCGGCCGACCTGATGCCGACCAACGACATGATGTTCGCCGTCGCCAAGGACGGCCAGGACGACGCCGCGTACGAGTCGCTCAAGAAGGCGCTGAAGCAGTATCCGGGGATCGAGGTCCGCAACCAGGCCGACTACAAGAAGCTCATGGAGGACGAGGTCGGGCAGCTGCTCGACCTGATCTACGGCCTGCTGGCGCTGGCGATCATCGTCGCCGTCCTCGGTGTGGTGAACACGCTCGCCCTGTCGGTGGTCGAACGGACCCGGGAGATCGGTCTGATGCGCGCCATCGGTCTCTCCCGCCGCCAGATGCGGCGCATGATCCGCCTGGAGTCGGTGGTGATCGCCATCTTCGGCGCCCTGCTGGGCCTGGGCCTGGGCATGGCCTGGGGTGCCACCGCGCAGAAGCTGCTGGCGCTGGAGGGGCTCAAGGTCCTTGAGATCCCGTGGCCGACGATCGGCACGGTCTTCCTCGGCTCGGCCGTGGTCGGCCTGCTCGCCGCCCTCGCCCCGGCCTTCCGGGCGGGCCGGATGAACGTTCTCAAGGCCATCGCCACGGATTAA
- a CDS encoding phospholipase codes for MSLAGAALTGAVAISLATPALAETADADRAATTATTTVSAEAAAGQSATRAYSREQKLKRLKHLTSASQDAGGDYAVDRENWRLHNRNPYGFNWKNDGCTGVSDDPGGFHFGFACARHDFGYRNYKKLNAFSRANKKHVDNTFLYDMNWTCDHQWGPYTQTQRKLCRKTAKKYYDAVVALGHL; via the coding sequence ATGTCTCTTGCCGGCGCCGCGCTCACCGGTGCCGTGGCCATTTCGCTCGCCACTCCGGCGCTGGCCGAGACCGCGGACGCGGACCGCGCCGCGACGACGGCCACCACCACCGTGTCGGCCGAGGCCGCCGCGGGCCAGTCGGCGACCAGGGCGTACTCCCGGGAGCAGAAGCTCAAGCGGCTGAAGCATCTGACGTCCGCGAGCCAGGACGCTGGTGGTGACTACGCGGTGGACCGGGAGAACTGGCGGCTGCACAACAGGAACCCGTACGGCTTCAACTGGAAGAACGACGGGTGCACCGGCGTATCGGATGACCCGGGTGGTTTCCATTTCGGTTTCGCGTGTGCGCGGCACGATTTCGGCTACCGCAACTACAAGAAGCTGAACGCGTTCAGCAGGGCGAACAAGAAGCATGTCGATAACACGTTCCTGTACGACATGAACTGGACCTGCGACCACCAGTGGGGCCCGTACACCCAGACCCAGCGGAAGCTGTGCCGGAAGACCGCCAAGAAGTACTACGACGCGGTGGTGGCCCTCGGCCATCTGTGA
- a CDS encoding nucleotidyl transferase AbiEii/AbiGii toxin family protein, with protein MTSMESSESEAQVSAWRTFGWGPWGADETVPQEEPDEATRAALSLPATLRPVAGGDDDVVQRPVFDPSMTHYRKAMRLGEPEFADAETSGRWYAARRRALDLVLAAVADSEWADHLVLRGSVLLRAWFGEAAREPGDLDFVVEPATWRLADDRTDRMLASIARGADLAARRGGGPVRLDSRGAAGDEIWTYDRVPGRRLVLPWRAEGLPGGTVQLDFVFNEPLPAPTVHTAIPRSDGAGDPARLRAVTPELSLAWKIMWLATDIFPEGKDLYDAVLLAESGAAGLSFDLLRAVFRGVDDGFYDRNPVLPEDIVHSLSRTEWFEFAKEYPGLAGPARSTRDAPPTALVDRLVTALAPVYALDDGSGESARYQRYAAWLAPLTRECRGLPGGSGPDAVHEHLLEARVQAEPALVVTRELLGRGACDLDRAAALLAAYRSPTPTEYPWRRQWREEDLVAAATRLADGTR; from the coding sequence ATGACATCGATGGAGTCGTCGGAATCCGAGGCGCAGGTGTCCGCGTGGCGGACGTTCGGCTGGGGCCCGTGGGGCGCGGACGAGACCGTGCCGCAGGAGGAGCCGGACGAGGCGACGCGCGCCGCCCTCAGCCTTCCGGCCACGCTGCGCCCGGTCGCGGGCGGCGACGACGACGTCGTACAACGCCCCGTGTTCGACCCGTCCATGACCCATTACCGCAAGGCGATGCGGCTGGGCGAGCCGGAGTTCGCGGACGCGGAGACCAGTGGGCGCTGGTACGCGGCCCGCCGCCGGGCGCTGGACCTGGTGCTCGCCGCCGTCGCGGACTCCGAGTGGGCCGACCATCTCGTACTGCGCGGCAGTGTGCTCCTGCGCGCGTGGTTCGGGGAGGCGGCACGCGAGCCCGGCGACCTCGACTTCGTCGTGGAGCCCGCGACCTGGCGACTGGCGGACGACCGTACCGACCGGATGCTGGCATCCATCGCCCGCGGCGCCGACCTCGCCGCGCGGCGCGGCGGCGGCCCGGTCCGGCTGGACTCACGGGGCGCGGCCGGCGACGAGATCTGGACGTACGACCGGGTGCCGGGCCGCCGTCTGGTGCTGCCGTGGCGGGCCGAGGGGCTGCCCGGGGGCACCGTGCAACTGGACTTCGTCTTCAACGAGCCGCTGCCGGCGCCCACCGTGCACACCGCGATCCCCCGCTCCGACGGGGCGGGCGATCCGGCGCGGCTGCGCGCCGTGACCCCGGAACTCTCCCTCGCCTGGAAGATCATGTGGCTGGCCACCGACATCTTCCCCGAGGGCAAGGACCTGTACGACGCCGTGCTGCTGGCCGAGTCCGGGGCGGCCGGGCTCTCCTTCGATCTGCTGCGAGCCGTCTTCCGCGGGGTGGACGACGGCTTCTACGACCGCAACCCGGTGCTGCCGGAGGACATCGTCCACTCCCTGTCGCGCACGGAGTGGTTCGAGTTCGCCAAGGAGTACCCGGGGCTGGCGGGCCCGGCGCGGAGCACGCGCGACGCGCCCCCGACCGCCCTGGTCGACCGCCTGGTCACGGCGCTCGCCCCGGTCTACGCGCTGGACGACGGCAGCGGCGAGTCCGCGCGGTATCAGCGGTACGCCGCCTGGCTCGCACCGCTGACGCGGGAGTGCCGCGGCCTGCCGGGCGGCTCGGGTCCGGACGCCGTCCACGAGCACCTGCTCGAAGCGCGTGTACAGGCGGAGCCGGCGCTGGTCGTGACCCGTGAACTGCTCGGGCGCGGCGCGTGCGACCTGGACCGCGCCGCCGCGCTGCTGGCCGCCTACCGTTCGCCGACCCCCACCGAATACCCCTGGCGGCGCCAGTGGAGGGAGGAGGACCTGGTGGCGGCCGCCACCAGGCTGGCCGACGGCACGCGGTGA
- a CDS encoding DUF4331 family protein, protein MSHHHDSILARQDPRLDISDTYLFRGTRGTVFVVNVNPLSGDGGFHDDESLYEIKVDTDGDAVEDITFRFTFSAYTAYGPQRWELRRLDGADARDRFATGTPLLSGTTGEVAEDPENAAGLRAWAGRAGDPFWIEGTVVTAVKTAIARGTAPDLSGFDPARARNAFADTDVQSIVLEVPDEALGGAGSRIGFWAVSVLATDAGGWRPINRCGNPLLNTLFELEDPERDIDFNATEPAEDQARYGPGIVRATERAAAAAGAVPDPYAYATHVRDLLLPDVLRYEVGTQARFAVDGRNGRGLTDSVPEVMFELILGVPVKLGLDAGAATGVPRPDFPYLSEPGSGPERGAGPGPGRVAGR, encoded by the coding sequence ATGAGTCACCACCACGACTCGATCCTCGCTCGCCAGGACCCCCGGCTGGACATCAGCGACACCTACCTGTTCCGTGGCACGCGGGGCACCGTCTTCGTCGTCAACGTCAATCCGCTGTCGGGGGACGGCGGTTTCCACGACGACGAGAGCCTCTACGAGATCAAGGTGGACACCGACGGCGACGCCGTCGAGGACATCACCTTCCGCTTCACCTTCTCCGCGTACACCGCCTACGGCCCGCAGCGCTGGGAGCTGCGCCGGCTGGACGGGGCTGACGCCCGCGACCGGTTCGCGACGGGCACCCCGCTGCTCAGCGGCACCACCGGGGAGGTCGCGGAGGACCCGGAGAACGCGGCGGGGCTGCGCGCGTGGGCGGGCCGGGCCGGGGACCCGTTCTGGATCGAGGGCACGGTCGTCACGGCCGTGAAGACCGCGATAGCGCGGGGCACGGCGCCGGACCTGTCGGGCTTCGATCCGGCGCGGGCCAGGAACGCGTTCGCCGACACCGACGTGCAGTCGATCGTGCTGGAGGTGCCGGACGAGGCGCTGGGTGGCGCCGGGAGCCGGATCGGGTTCTGGGCGGTGTCGGTGCTGGCCACCGACGCGGGCGGCTGGCGGCCGATCAACCGTTGTGGAAACCCGCTGCTCAACACCCTCTTCGAGCTCGAAGACCCCGAGCGGGACATCGACTTCAACGCCACCGAACCGGCGGAGGACCAGGCGCGGTACGGGCCGGGGATCGTCCGGGCCACCGAGCGGGCGGCGGCCGCCGCGGGTGCGGTTCCCGACCCGTACGCGTACGCCACCCACGTCCGCGACCTGCTGCTGCCGGACGTGCTGCGCTACGAGGTCGGCACGCAGGCCCGGTTCGCGGTCGACGGGCGGAACGGACGCGGTCTCACCGACAGCGTCCCCGAGGTGATGTTCGAGCTGATACTCGGCGTCCCCGTCAAGCTGGGGTTGGACGCGGGCGCGGCCACGGGGGTGCCGCGCCCCGACTTCCCCTACCTCTCGGAGCCGGGGTCAGGGCCGGAGCGGGGGGCCGGCCCTGGCCCGGGCCGGGTGGCGGGCCGGTGA
- a CDS encoding helix-turn-helix domain-containing protein: MGSAPTETRTGRVDDVLALARLAAERRAVRPILDWLAARSGAAVGLVGTGGEVLVTAGGTDPGALGHAAVAAVGLHRRGTPSAVLGDGGSDGDGRAATLHLVSLGLEDAADQAPFLAVAGAAREPRHLSVLLSDASRALALCWRVEEAERNRRRVEFAEAHSREAVLHLLMVGSVPAAQRVAGALGPALPPLNRVYVVECPGNRRREIAVRIARTSRGKAWIVPCPVRPNHLIALVPADSAETPDEPQLDRLITRHIPGCRVGVSAEVALRDTPIGYEQAFHALAVARSAPEGCASFGRHTDISVLSTPEGRVWAAELLGPCLRYAPPRRADPGPQELLGTLGSWLSFGGAASRHLKIHRNTLAARVRLLEELLGLEVGRGLADQSAAWLALQLHATAQWHPPATADGPADLRTVLDTTAARVWAQVQLRPLEQANVTAGPETVLAWLRADARLPATAADLGISLPGARKRLARAEEALGRSLLRAPSAKYELWLAMRALRRL, from the coding sequence ATGGGATCAGCGCCTACGGAGACCCGCACCGGCCGCGTCGACGACGTGCTCGCGCTGGCCCGGTTGGCCGCCGAGCGCCGGGCCGTGCGGCCGATCCTCGACTGGCTGGCAGCGCGCAGCGGCGCCGCCGTCGGGCTGGTCGGGACCGGTGGAGAGGTGCTGGTCACGGCCGGAGGGACGGACCCGGGCGCGCTCGGCCACGCCGCCGTCGCCGCGGTCGGGCTGCACCGTCGCGGTACGCCGTCGGCCGTGCTCGGCGACGGCGGCAGCGACGGCGACGGCCGGGCGGCCACCCTCCATCTCGTCTCCCTCGGCCTCGAGGACGCGGCGGACCAGGCCCCGTTCCTGGCCGTCGCCGGTGCCGCGCGGGAGCCGAGGCACCTGAGCGTGCTGCTCTCCGACGCCTCGCGCGCCCTCGCCCTGTGCTGGCGCGTGGAGGAGGCCGAACGCAACCGGCGCCGCGTGGAGTTCGCCGAGGCGCACAGCCGCGAGGCCGTCCTGCACCTGCTCATGGTGGGCAGCGTGCCCGCCGCACAGCGGGTCGCCGGGGCGCTGGGCCCGGCACTGCCTCCCCTCAACCGGGTGTACGTGGTCGAGTGCCCGGGCAACCGGCGGCGCGAGATCGCGGTACGCATCGCCCGCACGTCGCGCGGCAAAGCCTGGATCGTCCCTTGCCCGGTCCGCCCCAACCACCTGATCGCGCTGGTGCCCGCCGACAGCGCGGAAACGCCGGACGAGCCGCAGCTGGACCGGCTGATCACCCGGCACATCCCCGGCTGCCGGGTCGGAGTGAGCGCGGAGGTCGCGCTGCGCGACACCCCGATCGGCTACGAGCAGGCCTTCCACGCGCTGGCCGTGGCGCGCAGCGCCCCCGAGGGCTGCGCGAGTTTCGGCCGGCACACCGACATCAGCGTGCTGTCCACGCCCGAAGGGCGGGTGTGGGCGGCGGAGCTGCTGGGCCCGTGCCTGCGGTACGCGCCGCCGCGCCGGGCCGATCCTGGCCCGCAGGAACTGCTCGGCACGCTCGGCTCCTGGCTCAGCTTCGGCGGCGCCGCCAGCCGCCATCTGAAGATCCATCGCAACACGCTCGCCGCCCGGGTCCGGCTTCTGGAGGAACTGCTGGGCCTGGAAGTGGGCCGCGGTCTGGCCGATCAGTCCGCGGCCTGGCTCGCCCTCCAACTGCACGCCACCGCGCAGTGGCATCCGCCGGCCACCGCGGACGGCCCGGCCGACTTGCGTACGGTGCTGGACACCACCGCCGCCCGGGTCTGGGCACAGGTGCAGCTGCGGCCTTTGGAACAGGCCAACGTGACCGCCGGTCCCGAGACCGTACTGGCCTGGCTGCGCGCCGACGCCCGGCTTCCCGCGACCGCCGCCGACCTGGGGATCTCGCTGCCCGGCGCGCGCAAGCGGCTGGCCAGGGCGGAGGAGGCGCTGGGGCGATCGCTGCTGCGCGCGCCGAGCGCGAAGTACGAGCTGTGGCTGGCGATGCGGGCGTTGCGGCGGCTGTGA
- a CDS encoding DUF1330 domain-containing protein has translation MPAYGFAHLRSRRPHADILTYLERIQATLDPFEGRFVIHGPPAEVVEGEWPGSMVLIEFPGLAAARAWYDSPAYQEILPLRTDHIEGDVVLIEGVGPDYDPCERARKLAEEAARPGGGA, from the coding sequence ATGCCCGCCTACGGATTCGCGCATCTCCGCAGCCGCCGCCCGCACGCCGACATCCTCACGTACCTGGAGCGCATCCAGGCGACCTTGGACCCCTTCGAGGGGAGGTTCGTCATCCACGGCCCGCCCGCGGAGGTCGTCGAGGGGGAATGGCCGGGGAGCATGGTGCTGATCGAGTTCCCCGGCCTGGCGGCGGCCCGCGCCTGGTACGACTCTCCCGCGTACCAGGAGATCCTGCCGCTGCGCACGGACCACATCGAGGGCGATGTCGTGCTCATCGAAGGCGTGGGGCCGGACTACGACCCGTGCGAGCGGGCGCGGAAGCTCGCCGAGGAGGCGGCGCGGCCCGGGGGCGGGGCGTAG